The stretch of DNA CACCACCGATATTCAACCATTCAAGTTGAGCTAATCCTGCACCCAAATGCTGCTGAAGCTTTTCGATAGTTTTAATTAACGGGGTGAAATCGGTTGCGGAAAACACGTTATGAACATGCAACCCCTCAATTTGATCCAGGCAAATCGAGTGACTCAACTCATCAATAGCCACGCCCAGCTTTGAATGTTGCCGACAGGGGTCGAATCGCTCGTCATGCAGAAAGGACAACTTCGGGTTAACTCTTAAGCCGATTGAAGACTGCGCTTGGGCCGTCTCGGAATATCGTTGATACTGGGTCAAAGAATTAAAGCTGATATGCGAACACAGCAAACTTAACTCATCAAGCTCATCTTGCCTTATACCGGGCGTAGTCAAGTGAATGCTGCCCTGCCCCGCCAAAACTTCATTGGCCAGCCGCGCTTCAAATAAGGAACTGACTGAAAAGCCGTCAACAAAAGGTTTCGCCATGTCCATGACGGCTGAAAAAGGCAATGATTTTATGGAGTATAAAATCTTGCAACCACATTGCGTTCTCAGCTCGGCTAATGTTTCCAAGGCCTTGGAAATTTCTATTTCATCCAAAACAAAAGCCGGAGAGGAATAGACACTGTCTTTCAACACCTGAAAATCCATCAGTTAGAAAACTGCCGCCCTTTACCGGCATAAAGGTTTTTTTCCGTCATTACAATATCCATAGCCACATCATGAGCGTCCATAGCGACTTGCTCAACCAACTGGGACTCAAAACAAACGCCGATCAATACGGCATCGGCTCTGACACTCTTTAATAAACGATCATAATAACCCGCGCCATTACCCAAGCGCCCGCCATTTCGATCGAAAGCCACGCCCGGCACCATCACGCAATCGAGCTGTTCCGGGGCCACTTCTTTTCCCAACTCGCCCCATCGTTGTTTGGGCGGCTCTAAAATCCCCCACATTCCCGGCACCAATTCTGCAAAATCCTCCAGCCACCATAAGCCCAGTTTATTATGTCCTTGCTCATCTTTAGTGCAGTAGGGAATGACCATACGCTTACCGGCGTCCAGTTCGCCTAACAATGCCGATTGAGTTCTGACTTCCGAGCGGCAATGGATATACCACATTACCGTCTCGGCCTGTTGATAAAACGGGTGCGCTACAAATTGCGCGCAAATAATCCGGCTCATGACATCCTTATCTATTTGCTCATTGCGAACATCGTAAGCCTTCCGCCGTTGCCGGCTTTTTAGATCATTCATATGCGTTCAGCCTTTAACCAAAATAATATGCATTGCAACCTCGAAAACATAAAATCATTTCAATAATACACAGGTTCAACACCGGTTTAAAACTCAAATGCGCAAGGGCATTTTTATTCTGCTGTGTTTTCTTTTATACTTACCGGATAAATACATAAAGGAGATACCATGGAAAAGCCATTAATTTTACACATGTTAACCACCGCTAAAAACCTCAGTCCATTTGATGTCAATATGGCATTGGATGCAGGTTGGGTTTCCGCATTGCCTTATATCAATGTCGAACCTAGTGAAGTTCAAGGCTTGGTACAGGATGCCATCTTTTCGCGCAGCCCTAAAAACTTGAAACGCACCGGGATATTCATAGGCGGGCGTGATACGAAACAGGCAATGGACATGTTGAATACGGCCAAACGTTCAATGTTCGCTCCTTTTGAAGTTTCCGTATTTGCTGATCCAAGCGGGGCATTTACCACGGCAGCAGGCATGGTAGCAGCCGCTGAACATGAATTAATAACCAAATTCGACACCACTCTGGAAGGAAAAAATATTCTGGTACTGGGGGGAACCGGACCTGTTGGTCAAGTGGCCGCAGTCATTTCCGCACAAAGCGGTGCGCACGTAAAGCTTATCGGCCGTCAATTGGACAAAGCTCAAGCCATTGCCGACATGTGCAACAATGAATTCGGCGACGGAAAAACCAATATTGAAGCCGGCGCAGATGCGGACAAAGCAGAATACATTAAAGCAGCGGATGTTGTTTTTGCAACCGGTGCTGCAGGCATTGAACTATTAAGTGCAGAACTTGTCGCATCGGCTCCACAACTTAAAGTGGCTGCCGATGTAAATGCCGTACCGCCGGCAGGTATCGCAGGTGTTGACGCCTTCCATAATGGCACCCCCATTCAAGGCTCAAACAGCGGCGCAGTCGGCTTGGGTGCGATGGCAATTGGCAACATTAAATACCAGACTCAAGTCCTTTTGTTGAAAAAAATGATCAATAGCGACAAGCCTGTGTATCTGCATTTTGAGCATGCATTTGAAACTGCAAGAGAATATATTAAATCAAGCTCTTGAGTCTAAACTTTCGAATTAACCTGCATAATAAAAAGGAACTCTAATGGCAAAACGCAGCATTCTTCATATGCTTGACCCCATGCCCAACAATAGCCCATTCGACATTAACATGGCACTGGATGCAGGGTTTGACGTGCTTATCCCATATAACAATGTCAAGTTGGATAGCGTTTATGGACTTACTCAAGATGCCACCTTCTCCCGCAGTCCATCAGGCGTTAAGCGCACCGGAATTTTTATTGGCGGCCGCGATTTAGGGTTAGCCATGGACATGCTGAACACAAGTAAACAAGCCATGGTTTCGCCTTTTGAAATCTCGGTTTTTGCTGATCCCAGCGGTGCTTTTACCACGGCTGCGGCATTAGTTACCTGTGCCGAAAAAGAACTGAAAGCGAAACACCGCAAAGAACTGAAAGATTGCTCAGTTGTTATTTTTGGCGGAACAGGTCCCGTAGGTGTTGCTACAGGCATTATTGCTTCATTAGCCGGCGCCGATGTGACATTAACCGACCATTTATCAGTTGATACAGCCCTGGATGTTTCTAAAGCATACAATCGTCGTTTTAATTGCACGCTTAAAGGAGCTTTGGCCAATTCTGAAGCCGATAAAGCCCGACTGGTGGCCACTGCTGATATTATTTTCTGCACAGCCAAAGCGGGCATTCAGGTTTTAAGTGCAAATGTATTAAAAGAGGCGACACAGCTGAAAGTGGCCGGCGATGTTAATGCGGTTCCGCCTTTTGGTATAGAAGGCGTCAAAAACAATGATTGTGGTGCGCCACTCATTCATGCGACGAATGCGCAAGGCGCAGT from Candidatus Methylacidiphilales bacterium encodes:
- a CDS encoding 5-formyltetrahydrofolate cyclo-ligase, with the protein product MNDLKSRQRRKAYDVRNEQIDKDVMSRIICAQFVAHPFYQQAETVMWYIHCRSEVRTQSALLGELDAGKRMVIPYCTKDEQGHNKLGLWWLEDFAELVPGMWGILEPPKQRWGELGKEVAPEQLDCVMVPGVAFDRNGGRLGNGAGYYDRLLKSVRADAVLIGVCFESQLVEQVAMDAHDVAMDIVMTEKNLYAGKGRQFSN
- a CDS encoding NADP-dependent methylenetetrahydromethanopterin/methylenetetrahydrofolate dehydrogenase, with product MEKPLILHMLTTAKNLSPFDVNMALDAGWVSALPYINVEPSEVQGLVQDAIFSRSPKNLKRTGIFIGGRDTKQAMDMLNTAKRSMFAPFEVSVFADPSGAFTTAAGMVAAAEHELITKFDTTLEGKNILVLGGTGPVGQVAAVISAQSGAHVKLIGRQLDKAQAIADMCNNEFGDGKTNIEAGADADKAEYIKAADVVFATGAAGIELLSAELVASAPQLKVAADVNAVPPAGIAGVDAFHNGTPIQGSNSGAVGLGAMAIGNIKYQTQVLLLKKMINSDKPVYLHFEHAFETAREYIKSSS
- a CDS encoding methylenetetrahydromethanopterin dehydrogenase, which encodes MAKRSILHMLDPMPNNSPFDINMALDAGFDVLIPYNNVKLDSVYGLTQDATFSRSPSGVKRTGIFIGGRDLGLAMDMLNTSKQAMVSPFEISVFADPSGAFTTAAALVTCAEKELKAKHRKELKDCSVVIFGGTGPVGVATGIIASLAGADVTLTDHLSVDTALDVSKAYNRRFNCTLKGALANSEADKARLVATADIIFCTAKAGIQVLSANVLKEATQLKVAGDVNAVPPFGIEGVKNNDCGAPLIHATNAQGAV